A window of Flavobacterium flavigenum contains these coding sequences:
- a CDS encoding TerC/Alx family metal homeostasis membrane protein, giving the protein MNQHPIFSEHPGLIVVFAIAVVIMLLLDLGIFNKKSHVVTNKEAITWSLVWISLAMIFSGLVYHYAGAAKFYEFQSAYWIEKALSVDNLFVFILVFKFFDVANNNKHKVLFWGIIGALVLRAIFIFSGAFLIELTYLNKLLSLAGIEGFKYDINLIMTAFGLFLVYAGIKSWSSGDDDDDEDYNNTRGARLIRKFFSVSDKYDGDKFFTFENGKKLATPLLVVVAVIEFTDLLFAVDSIPAIFAISNDPFILYTSNIFAILGLRALFFLLDNFIHLFSKLQYGLAIILSFIGIKMIISPFYHIDSIYSLLVIGGVLIISVVASIMFPEPKEA; this is encoded by the coding sequence ATGAATCAACACCCAATTTTTTCGGAACATCCCGGTTTAATTGTCGTTTTCGCGATCGCAGTAGTCATTATGCTTTTACTGGATTTAGGAATCTTCAACAAAAAAAGCCACGTCGTAACCAATAAAGAAGCGATCACGTGGTCATTAGTATGGATCAGTTTAGCCATGATTTTTAGTGGTTTGGTATATCACTATGCCGGAGCAGCGAAGTTCTATGAGTTTCAATCAGCTTATTGGATAGAAAAAGCGCTTTCTGTTGATAACCTTTTCGTATTCATATTAGTATTTAAGTTTTTTGATGTTGCAAATAATAACAAGCATAAAGTCTTATTTTGGGGAATTATTGGAGCATTAGTTCTAAGAGCGATTTTCATTTTCTCTGGAGCATTCTTAATCGAATTAACGTATCTAAACAAACTTTTAAGCCTTGCAGGAATAGAAGGATTTAAGTATGATATTAATCTAATTATGACTGCTTTTGGTTTATTCTTGGTGTATGCAGGAATCAAATCATGGTCTTCTGGAGATGATGACGACGATGAAGATTATAACAACACAAGAGGAGCAAGATTGATTAGAAAGTTTTTTAGCGTAAGTGATAAATACGACGGCGATAAATTCTTTACATTCGAAAACGGAAAAAAATTAGCAACGCCGCTTTTAGTAGTTGTGGCAGTAATCGAGTTTACCGATTTATTGTTTGCAGTAGATTCTATCCCGGCCATTTTTGCCATTTCAAACGATCCGTTTATTCTTTATACTTCTAACATCTTCGCAATTTTAGGACTTAGAGCATTGTTTTTCTTACTAGATAACTTCATTCACTTATTCAGTAAATTACAATACGGATTGGCCATTATCTTATCTTTCATTGGTATCAAGATGATCATTTCTCCATTCTACCACATCGATTCAATCTATTCTTTATTGGTAATCGGAGGCGTATTGATTATTTCAGTAGTAGCATCTATTATGTTCCCTGAACCAAAAGAAGCTTAA
- a CDS encoding App1 family protein — translation MKPILQLYRGYANEQELIVMGHVFKRTYNYDFQKKNFKNARSIINQFRIKTIRNFDIYLKFGEKEIHTKTLDDGYFKFCIPLEKEFHFGWMEYEVSIRYKSEIIVSRGSFIRPHEGNLGIISDIDDTFLISHTKNIFKKIYILLFKNVNDRKVFKGVVPHYQALSSAGRNNKDEQNAFFYISSSEWNLYRFIVKFTKIHKLPRAVILLKNIKRGITDFFMSGRGDHNHKFDKIKHVLEFYPNLKYVLLGDDSQHDPFLYEQICKIFPVTVIAVYIRQTGKTQKSEVKKIMKNLESLDVAACYFKESSEAIMHSKSIGIIK, via the coding sequence ATGAAACCAATTTTACAATTATATCGAGGTTATGCCAATGAGCAGGAATTAATTGTAATGGGACATGTGTTTAAACGAACGTACAACTATGATTTTCAGAAGAAAAACTTCAAAAATGCACGTTCGATTATCAATCAGTTCAGAATAAAAACGATTCGAAATTTTGACATTTACCTGAAATTTGGAGAAAAAGAAATCCATACTAAAACTTTAGATGATGGCTATTTTAAGTTTTGCATTCCGCTTGAAAAGGAATTTCATTTTGGATGGATGGAATATGAAGTTAGTATTAGATATAAATCCGAAATCATTGTTTCCAGAGGCAGTTTTATAAGACCGCACGAAGGGAACCTGGGAATTATATCTGATATCGACGATACTTTTTTAATTTCGCACACAAAAAACATCTTTAAGAAAATATACATCTTGTTATTTAAAAATGTAAATGACCGAAAAGTTTTTAAAGGTGTTGTCCCACATTATCAGGCTTTGAGTTCAGCGGGAAGAAATAATAAGGATGAACAGAATGCGTTCTTTTACATCTCAAGCAGTGAGTGGAATTTGTATCGGTTTATTGTAAAATTCACCAAAATCCATAAGTTGCCCAGAGCTGTTATTTTACTGAAAAACATCAAAAGGGGCATTACTGATTTTTTCATGAGCGGACGCGGTGACCACAATCATAAATTCGACAAAATAAAACATGTTTTGGAATTCTATCCGAATCTTAAATATGTGTTATTGGGAGACGATTCGCAACACGATCCATTTCTGTACGAGCAAATATGCAAAATATTTCCGGTTACCGTAATTGCGGTTTATATCAGGCAAACTGGTAAAACCCAAAAATCGGAAGTCAAAAAAATTATGAAAAATTTGGAATCGCTTGACGTTGCTGCCTGTTATTTTAAAGAGAGCAGTGAAGCGATTATGCATTCTAAATCTATTGGGATTATTAAGTAG
- a CDS encoding ABC-F family ATP-binding cassette domain-containing protein — translation MLNIHNLSVSFGGTYLFEEVTFRLGAGDRVGLVGKNGAGKSTMLKMLAGDFKPDSGVISQEKDIRMGFLRQDIDFEQGRTVLEEAYEAFTEIKVVEKKLEQINHQLVTRTDYESEEYGQIIEDLSDYTHRFELLGGYNYVGDTEKILLGLGFKREVFNNQTETFSGGWRMRIELAKLLLQSNDVLLLDEPTNHLDIESIIWLENFLRNYPGVVVIVSHDKMFLDNVTNRTIEISLGKAYDFNKPYSQYLELRHEIREKQLATQKNQQKKIEETEKLIEKFRAKASKASMAQSLIKKLDKVERIEVDEDDNSVMNISFPVSKEPGKVVIEAEHVTKAYGDKTILKDISLLVERGSKIAFVGQNGQGKSTFIKALVNEFEYQGNIKLGHNVQLGYFAQNQAEYLDGEITLLQTMEDAATDTNRMKVRDMLGSFLFRGDDVEKKVKVLSGGERNRLALCKLLLQPINVLLMDEPTNHLDIKSKNVLKAALQKFGGTLLLVSHDRDFLQGMSNIVYEFKDQKIKEYLGDINFFLEQRNLENMREVEKKDVVKTAAPTKENAKVSYEDQKKGKALQNRLSKIESQIKQLEKDIQHDDKMLASNYDKHIEDASFFTAYNKKKADLDQLLLDWEIVQEEIDNFNA, via the coding sequence ATGCTTAACATACACAATCTTTCCGTTTCTTTTGGAGGAACATATTTATTTGAAGAAGTTACTTTTCGTTTAGGAGCCGGTGACCGCGTAGGTCTTGTGGGTAAAAACGGAGCAGGTAAATCTACAATGTTAAAAATGTTGGCAGGAGATTTTAAACCAGATTCTGGAGTAATTTCTCAGGAGAAAGATATCAGAATGGGATTTCTTCGTCAGGATATTGATTTTGAGCAGGGAAGAACCGTTTTGGAAGAAGCATATGAGGCATTTACAGAAATCAAAGTTGTAGAAAAAAAATTAGAACAAATCAATCATCAATTGGTTACCAGAACCGATTATGAAAGTGAAGAATACGGACAGATCATAGAAGATCTTTCTGATTACACACACCGTTTTGAACTTCTTGGTGGTTATAACTATGTTGGAGATACAGAAAAAATTCTTCTTGGTTTAGGTTTTAAAAGAGAAGTTTTTAACAACCAAACTGAAACTTTTTCTGGAGGATGGAGAATGCGTATCGAATTGGCGAAACTTTTATTACAGTCAAATGATGTATTGCTTCTGGATGAGCCAACCAACCACTTAGATATCGAAAGTATTATTTGGTTAGAAAACTTCCTTCGCAATTATCCTGGTGTTGTTGTAATCGTTTCGCACGATAAAATGTTTTTGGATAATGTTACCAACCGAACTATCGAAATTTCTTTAGGAAAAGCATACGATTTCAATAAACCTTATTCTCAATATTTAGAATTGCGTCATGAAATTCGCGAAAAGCAATTGGCGACTCAAAAAAATCAGCAGAAAAAGATTGAAGAAACAGAAAAATTAATCGAGAAATTCCGTGCCAAAGCATCAAAAGCTTCAATGGCGCAGTCGTTGATTAAAAAATTAGATAAAGTAGAAAGAATCGAAGTTGACGAAGACGACAATTCTGTAATGAATATCTCTTTCCCAGTTTCTAAAGAGCCGGGAAAAGTAGTAATCGAAGCAGAACATGTTACAAAAGCTTACGGCGACAAAACGATTCTTAAAGACATCAGTTTATTAGTAGAAAGAGGAAGTAAAATTGCCTTTGTCGGCCAAAACGGACAAGGAAAATCGACTTTCATTAAAGCATTGGTAAACGAATTTGAATACCAGGGAAATATCAAATTGGGTCATAATGTACAATTAGGATATTTTGCTCAAAATCAAGCCGAATATTTAGACGGAGAAATAACATTACTTCAAACAATGGAAGATGCAGCAACCGACACCAATCGTATGAAAGTACGTGATATGTTAGGGTCATTTTTATTTCGTGGAGACGATGTAGAGAAAAAAGTAAAAGTACTTTCTGGAGGTGAGCGTAACCGTCTGGCACTTTGTAAATTATTGTTACAGCCAATCAACGTATTGCTGATGGATGAGCCGACGAACCACTTAGACATTAAATCTAAAAACGTTCTGAAAGCCGCACTTCAAAAATTCGGAGGAACGTTATTACTGGTTTCTCACGACAGGGATTTTCTTCAGGGAATGTCGAATATCGTTTACGAATTCAAAGACCAGAAGATCAAAGAATATTTGGGCGATATCAACTTTTTCTTAGAACAGCGCAATCTTGAAAACATGCGCGAAGTAGAGAAAAAAGATGTTGTAAAAACAGCAGCTCCAACAAAGGAAAATGCTAAAGTTTCGTACGAAGACCAGAAAAAAGGAAAAGCGCTTCAAAATAGATTAAGTAAAATTGAAAGTCAAATCAAGCAATTGGAAAAAGACATTCAGCACGATGATAAAATGCTGGCTTCAAATTATGATAAACATATCGAAGATGCTTCATTTTTCACAGCATATAACAAAAAGAAAGCAGATTTAGATCAATTGCTTCTGGATTGGGAAATCGTTCAGGAAGAGATTGATAATTTCAATGCTTAG